One genomic segment of Nocardia spumae includes these proteins:
- a CDS encoding PAC2 family protein encodes MPALRDPVLVAAFEGWNDAADAASGAVEHLELIWDAEPLAELDSEDYYDYQVNRPTVRQVDGVTREIQWPSTTLSVCSPPGSERDIVLLHGIEPNMRWRAFCSDIIELIEQLQVSTVVILGALLADTPHTRPVPVTGTAYSKEAAEQFNLEQTRYEGPTGITGVMQDACVRAGVPAISFWAAVPHYVSQPPNPKATIALLRRVEDVLDIEVPLGELPAQAEDWESAVDEMTEGDEEVTEYVRSLEERGDAAVDLDDAMAKIDGDAIAAEFEKYLRRRGGGKGGFGL; translated from the coding sequence ATGCCGGCGTTGCGTGACCCGGTTCTCGTCGCCGCCTTCGAAGGCTGGAACGACGCCGCCGACGCCGCCAGCGGTGCTGTCGAACATCTGGAACTGATCTGGGACGCCGAACCGCTGGCCGAGCTCGATTCCGAGGATTACTACGATTACCAGGTCAACCGGCCGACCGTCCGCCAGGTAGACGGCGTCACCCGCGAGATCCAATGGCCCTCGACCACCCTGTCGGTGTGCTCACCGCCGGGCAGTGAACGCGATATCGTCCTGCTGCACGGCATCGAGCCGAATATGCGCTGGCGCGCGTTCTGCTCCGACATCATCGAGTTGATCGAACAACTGCAGGTCTCGACCGTGGTGATCCTCGGCGCACTGCTCGCCGACACCCCGCACACCCGGCCCGTTCCGGTCACCGGCACCGCCTACAGCAAGGAGGCGGCCGAGCAGTTCAACCTGGAGCAGACCCGCTACGAGGGACCGACCGGGATCACCGGCGTGATGCAGGATGCCTGCGTGCGAGCGGGCGTCCCCGCCATCTCGTTCTGGGCGGCGGTTCCCCACTATGTGTCCCAGCCACCGAATCCGAAGGCGACCATCGCGCTGCTGCGCCGGGTCGAGGACGTCCTCGACATCGAGGTGCCGCTGGGTGAGCTGCCCGCCCAGGCCGAGGACTGGGAGTCCGCGGTCGACGAGATGACCGAGGGCGACGAAGAGGTCACCGAGTACGTGCGGTCGTTGGAGGAACGCGGCGACGCCGCGGTGGATCTCGACGATGCGATGGCCAAGATCGATGGCGATGCGATCGCCGCCGAATTCGAGAAGTACCTGCGCCGCCGCGGCGGCGGCAAGGGCGGGTTCGGCCTGTAG
- a CDS encoding XRE family transcriptional regulator produces the protein MRAKSSHNLPTDSTLLRNWRRWESGESRPDDFYAPIIAAAFDTVTAAFFPKARPNRDDELLSSTGMDTLEFIGRLRMSDISSATLDAIRITAERLCCEYPFADPHELHTEGAAWLRRITSLLDGRLTLAQHREVLVLAGWVALLVGCVDYDLGRRTAAEATRRAALSLGQEAEHPEIIGWGAEMAAWFAITQGNYRGAIEVAEGALDDCRSLGVGVQLAAQQAKAWARIGDREAMERALERGRDILQRLDNPVNLDNHFVVDAQKFDFYAMDCCRVAGDNRPAESYARQVIRSSIGLDGTVRQPMRVSEAQLTLAVVAVRDRDLELAVDEAMRAFAGKRRSLPSLLWIAGEAAREMIERYPSDPRTRAYLEQMRVLSVG, from the coding sequence ATGCGCGCCAAGTCATCCCACAACCTGCCGACAGACAGTACTCTGCTGCGCAACTGGCGCCGCTGGGAATCGGGCGAGTCGCGCCCCGACGATTTCTACGCGCCGATCATCGCCGCGGCGTTCGACACCGTCACGGCCGCTTTCTTTCCGAAGGCGCGACCGAATCGTGATGATGAGCTGTTGTCGTCTACCGGGATGGACACGCTCGAATTCATCGGCCGGCTGCGGATGTCCGACATCTCTTCGGCCACACTGGATGCCATTCGCATCACCGCCGAGCGGCTGTGCTGCGAGTACCCCTTCGCCGATCCACACGAACTGCACACCGAGGGCGCCGCGTGGCTCCGGCGCATCACCTCGCTGCTGGACGGGCGGCTCACCCTGGCCCAGCATCGGGAGGTGCTGGTCCTCGCCGGGTGGGTGGCACTGCTGGTGGGCTGCGTCGACTACGACCTGGGCCGGCGGACCGCGGCCGAGGCGACCCGGCGCGCGGCGTTGTCGCTGGGCCAGGAGGCCGAACATCCCGAAATCATCGGCTGGGGTGCGGAAATGGCCGCCTGGTTCGCCATCACCCAGGGCAACTACCGGGGCGCGATCGAGGTCGCGGAGGGCGCACTGGACGACTGCCGCAGTCTCGGCGTCGGTGTGCAGCTCGCCGCGCAACAGGCCAAGGCATGGGCGCGCATCGGCGATCGCGAGGCGATGGAACGCGCCCTCGAACGCGGCCGGGATATCCTGCAGCGACTGGACAATCCGGTGAATCTGGACAATCACTTCGTGGTCGACGCGCAGAAGTTCGACTTCTACGCCATGGATTGCTGCCGGGTCGCGGGAGACAATCGCCCGGCGGAAAGCTATGCCCGCCAGGTGATCCGCAGTTCCATCGGGCTCGACGGCACCGTCCGCCAGCCGATGCGGGTGTCCGAGGCGCAGCTGACCCTGGCCGTGGTCGCGGTGCGCGATCGCGATCTGGAGCTCGCCGTCGACGAGGCCATGCGGGCCTTCGCGGGTAAACGGCGGTCGTTGCCCTCGCTGCTGTGGATCGCCGGCGAGGCCGCGCGCGAGATGATCGAGCGCTACCCCTCCGATCCACGGACCCGCGCCTACCTCGAACAGATGCGAGTGCTGTCGGTCGGCTGA
- a CDS encoding DUF2127 domain-containing protein: MDFSLRSCSWHGHATYAPDEAELAARLHVSTPAGEAWRCLRCGTFVIGAPRGHGPADAAPEVPRGRLLRDRLIMRLLAAERVVRGVVFVVLAAGVFKVRNSQQQLHAAFDRELPLIRPLADQIGWNPDNSKIVEFVEKGWTLSPTVLTWIAAGLLAYAAIEFIEAVGLWYVKRWGEYFAVVATALFLPLEIYELTERITVVRAGALVINIAAVIWLLWSKRLFGINGGAAAYHAEHSEESLLTVERAAVAAAD; this comes from the coding sequence ATGGATTTCAGTCTGCGCAGCTGTTCGTGGCACGGGCATGCCACCTACGCGCCCGACGAGGCCGAACTCGCTGCGCGCCTGCATGTTTCGACACCCGCCGGGGAAGCGTGGCGGTGCCTGCGGTGCGGCACCTTCGTGATCGGCGCACCGCGAGGGCACGGTCCCGCCGATGCCGCGCCGGAGGTGCCACGCGGGCGCTTGTTGCGCGATCGCCTGATCATGCGGCTGCTGGCCGCCGAACGCGTGGTGCGCGGCGTGGTCTTCGTGGTCCTGGCCGCAGGCGTGTTCAAGGTGCGCAATTCGCAGCAGCAGCTGCACGCCGCCTTCGATCGGGAGCTGCCGTTGATCCGCCCGCTCGCCGATCAGATCGGCTGGAATCCAGACAATTCCAAGATCGTGGAGTTCGTCGAGAAGGGCTGGACGCTGTCGCCCACCGTGCTCACCTGGATCGCGGCCGGTTTGCTGGCCTATGCGGCGATCGAGTTCATCGAGGCCGTCGGACTCTGGTACGTCAAGCGGTGGGGTGAATATTTCGCGGTGGTCGCCACCGCGCTGTTCCTGCCGCTCGAGATCTACGAGCTCACCGAGCGCATCACCGTCGTCCGGGCGGGCGCCCTGGTGATCAATATCGCCGCGGTGATCTGGCTGCTGTGGTCGAAGCGGTTGTTCGGCATCAATGGTGGTGCGGCCGCCTATCACGCCGAGCACAGCGAGGAGAGCCTGCTGACCGTGGAACGCGCCGCGGTGGCCGCCGCGGACTGA
- a CDS encoding TIGR02677 family protein yields the protein MRLFSFATADKRNDYLWVLRAFDQARAAYVVLLHASDVADTLARMPEAPHPTATEVGPLLEQLHTWGVLERSYDGTRAATLAEYRNRHYVYQFSQAGYQAYRAVNEVLGARLDEASLSRLVLPELLADLQALAQANRDGDAERVYRILKRLDTALSELADRAAHFYLTLGDLVRTTEATPEAFLAHKDALLAHMREFSMDLARYAPRLAAAIAEVDDTGAEPLITRAASCDERILLDVADREADWRARWQGLRGWFVAVRDRGAADSGADSAPATEAERLREATMSAIAAVLSLLRRVTETRKGGVSRESALRHLAGWFAAAPTTDSAHALFDVVFGLGKPRHLSMEHPDADIIPPHRSWWEAAPLEIARTLAETGRAPGPGAPARLVRNDAGVRRLRQAQLEVQRARAAAAMSLASSDIHDRILDERETEVLLRLLDAASTAWVPVSGKVGTSGSDSGVTLTVSAHSGSTVVRTARGLLYLDHRRLDVRENSRARSGSGRS from the coding sequence TTGCGACTGTTCTCCTTCGCGACCGCCGACAAACGCAACGACTACCTGTGGGTACTGCGCGCCTTCGATCAGGCGCGGGCCGCCTATGTCGTGCTGCTGCACGCCAGCGACGTGGCCGACACCCTGGCGCGCATGCCGGAGGCGCCGCATCCGACCGCGACCGAGGTCGGTCCCCTGCTCGAGCAACTGCACACCTGGGGTGTGCTGGAACGCAGCTACGACGGCACCCGCGCGGCCACACTCGCCGAATATCGCAATCGCCACTACGTCTATCAGTTCTCCCAGGCCGGTTATCAGGCGTACCGGGCGGTGAACGAGGTGCTGGGCGCGCGACTCGACGAGGCCTCGCTGTCGCGGCTGGTCCTTCCGGAACTGCTGGCCGATCTCCAGGCCCTCGCCCAGGCCAACCGCGACGGCGACGCCGAGCGGGTGTACCGGATCCTCAAGCGGCTCGATACCGCCCTGTCCGAACTCGCCGATCGCGCCGCGCATTTCTACCTGACCCTCGGCGACCTGGTACGCACGACCGAGGCCACACCGGAAGCCTTTCTCGCGCACAAGGACGCGCTGCTGGCCCACATGCGCGAATTCAGCATGGATCTGGCCCGCTACGCGCCCCGCCTGGCGGCGGCCATCGCCGAGGTGGACGACACCGGCGCCGAACCGCTCATCACCCGCGCCGCGTCCTGTGACGAGCGGATACTTCTCGACGTCGCCGATCGGGAAGCCGATTGGCGTGCCCGCTGGCAGGGATTGCGCGGATGGTTCGTCGCGGTCCGCGACCGCGGCGCCGCCGACTCCGGCGCGGACAGCGCCCCGGCGACCGAGGCCGAGCGGTTGCGGGAGGCGACCATGAGTGCCATCGCGGCGGTGCTGTCGCTGCTGCGCCGGGTCACCGAGACCCGCAAGGGCGGGGTGAGCCGGGAGTCGGCACTGCGCCATCTGGCCGGCTGGTTCGCCGCCGCGCCCACCACCGACAGCGCACATGCCCTGTTCGACGTCGTTTTCGGACTGGGCAAACCCCGGCATCTGTCGATGGAACATCCCGACGCCGACATCATTCCCCCGCATCGATCCTGGTGGGAGGCAGCGCCGTTGGAGATCGCGCGCACCCTCGCCGAGACCGGCCGCGCACCCGGTCCCGGTGCGCCCGCGCGGCTGGTACGCAACGACGCCGGAGTGCGGCGGCTGCGTCAGGCACAGCTGGAGGTGCAGCGCGCCCGGGCCGCGGCCGCGATGTCGCTGGCCTCCTCCGATATTCACGATCGGATCCTCGACGAACGCGAGACCGAGGTGCTGCTGCGCCTGCTCGACGCCGCCTCGACCGCCTGGGTGCCGGTCAGCGGCAAGGTCGGTACCAGCGGCTCCGATTCCGGTGTCACCCTGACCGTCTCGGCGCACTCCGGCTCCACCGTGGTGCGTACCGCGCGGGGGCTGCTGTATCTCGATCATCGCCGCCTGGACGTGCGGGAGAACTCGCGCGCCCGCAGCGGTTCCGGGCGGTCGTGA
- a CDS encoding DUF2398 family protein, with protein MHARTIDPLTLDSYQRAARVLLANHLVTRTFPDRIALPLIRRWATELREDLSDLLGYRLEVTETTARLFPIPDRLDSGRPARTPGDRVFDRRRYAYLSLALAALGRAGDQITLSELADQVAAYAGRVDGLELSTERAADRDAFVDAVAWLAARGAVALADGDAGGWATDPEAGEALYDIDRSVVFAIFRPPRALQHLHSVRALLADDTESGAPGGPGRTAAARRVRRALIELPVVYTETLGAAEQSALGNDKVVAEVELLTGLRAERRGEGVALIDTSGRFSDVRFPSTGTLAQVALLLIGEIADLVLDLDNPLPRRARPPESTAVAEGLDTAIPAATVFAPLATPSPEPDPDEDLADGGDTPEPITHPFVGDDWIRATVHALTERYGSTFAAQWQADVAGLTAEVISLLARQDLVEVVDGGLLALPALARYRGAVVTVRTRAESELFASARSLGTHATGEPAATSPNTSGKGTE; from the coding sequence ATGCACGCGCGAACCATCGATCCGCTGACCCTGGACAGTTATCAGCGCGCCGCGCGGGTGCTGCTGGCCAATCATCTGGTCACCCGCACCTTCCCGGACCGCATCGCACTGCCGCTGATCCGGCGGTGGGCCACCGAACTTCGTGAGGATCTGTCCGATCTGCTCGGCTATCGCCTGGAGGTCACCGAAACCACGGCGCGGTTGTTTCCGATACCGGACCGCCTCGACAGCGGCCGGCCCGCACGCACCCCCGGCGACCGCGTCTTCGACCGGCGCCGCTACGCCTACCTGTCGCTGGCCCTGGCCGCGCTGGGTCGCGCCGGTGATCAGATCACCCTGTCCGAGCTGGCCGATCAGGTGGCCGCCTACGCCGGACGGGTGGACGGACTGGAACTGTCGACCGAACGAGCCGCCGACCGCGACGCCTTCGTCGACGCGGTGGCCTGGCTGGCCGCCCGCGGCGCCGTCGCTCTCGCCGACGGCGACGCCGGCGGCTGGGCCACCGATCCCGAAGCCGGTGAGGCGCTCTACGACATCGATCGCTCGGTGGTCTTCGCGATCTTCCGGCCACCGCGGGCTCTGCAGCATCTGCACAGCGTGCGGGCGCTGCTCGCCGATGACACCGAGTCCGGCGCTCCCGGCGGTCCGGGACGCACCGCCGCCGCCCGCCGGGTGCGGCGCGCACTGATCGAGCTGCCGGTGGTGTACACCGAAACCCTCGGTGCCGCAGAGCAATCCGCGCTCGGCAACGACAAAGTGGTGGCGGAGGTCGAACTGCTGACCGGCCTGCGCGCCGAACGCCGCGGTGAGGGCGTGGCGCTGATCGACACCTCCGGACGCTTCTCCGATGTGCGATTCCCCAGCACCGGAACCCTCGCCCAGGTCGCGCTGCTGCTGATCGGTGAGATCGCCGATCTGGTTCTGGACCTGGACAATCCGCTACCGCGCCGGGCGCGCCCGCCGGAATCCACCGCGGTCGCCGAAGGGCTCGACACCGCAATTCCCGCGGCGACCGTCTTCGCACCGCTGGCGACGCCCTCGCCGGAGCCGGATCCGGACGAGGATCTCGCCGACGGCGGCGACACCCCGGAACCGATCACCCATCCGTTCGTCGGCGACGACTGGATTCGCGCGACGGTTCACGCGCTGACCGAACGCTACGGCTCGACCTTCGCCGCGCAGTGGCAGGCCGACGTCGCCGGGCTCACCGCCGAGGTGATCTCACTGCTGGCACGACAGGATCTGGTGGAAGTGGTCGACGGTGGGCTGCTGGCGCTGCCCGCACTGGCCCGCTACCGAGGGGCGGTCGTCACCGTGCGCACCCGCGCCGAGAGCGAATTGTTCGCCTCCGCACGCTCATTGGGCACCCACGCCACCGGCGAACCCGCGGCCACGAGCCCGAACACCTCAGGAAAGGGGACGGAGTAA
- a CDS encoding TIGR02680 family protein, with amino-acid sequence MDLIHGGVRFIPTRAGIVNLWDYRDQEFCFADGRLVLRGPNGSGKTKALEVLFPFVFDGRIEPRRLNPFAGEERTMKSNLLYRKQDSAYSYVWMEFARGRWSEPEVVTVGIGMRATRTSDKVTRWYFVADGRVGVDFSLIGPDDRPFTRKQLAEQIGTDAIVDRPVDYRAAIDARMFGLGVQRYDQLINLILTLRRPQLAKNLDPRGLSQALTDGLRPLDDQLILDAARSFSDMEEVGRTLEGLVAADSATRTFVDVYRKYLAVQAKSDVEQVRSRLDTVTHGSTALFAAAALRGKRETERTAAEHRAEEADRAYEQALTDRETLQRSSAYEGKQQLDDLADAVRRLETSAAVHRDKATKAQQAADQRADEFERATAAVTTAAAALARGEDELRAAAEEAGVGWAALPEQARTEQLTTTVRSHAEERDADVRAVRQAMTVADAAAAERTRAERSAERAIRHRDTAAAELAEAEAGVELARANAAAALRTWWERHRDLHAPVAEGLFEALDAALGQAGADDAPTVTQVLAEHSGPLTEALRDRRRQARAAAEHARDRAAALRAEQQLIAAEQDDAPPPTPGRSDSRADRAGAPLWQLVRFADAIDAERAAGIEAALHAAGLLDAWVCADDEVPRQDSDSFLIALPDSARPGGRTLAEVLVIEDGVGAASRERLTGFLSSIALRDGDLRADTDDLAAIGDGGAFRHGVTVGRHHKPQAEFIGATARSRRRERRLADLGTEIAAAEQAERSAGEDADDASARLSELAAAAKGLPRSNAVTAALRAVSEAAGVLRSHTEAAVQADHDLDSAVAGFTAADKKVRAVAAARNTPRDPAELDALAAAVRHFENTGTALLRLRGDQQRETERSREAGDRLAESRDLAEAFAEEAEIARAGYDEQVRKLDTLREALGADAADIDRELERARERIEAARAEQRAARKAAAEAIEAVGSAEGAYRAAHEALGTALTELLTDVRALAPYARPDLLSLLGAPTDGRWPSSPAAWSTADQLLYRIESGGPEAEPAVLPAEVRELFDNLGAATTSVRAGESARKSTRSAVTAALQEFDAALAAARQDYRLQWDAADGLTVVQVHDDDGVAALADFADRIAAARSDQELLLTDAERRILEDALLTGLAQQIHERTCDARDLIARMGAEMKQRRMSSGNTIGVHWVLADTLPESARAVCKLLDRAAADLGPDELATVRAHFAAEIRAARAAHPERSYPEILATTLDYRAWRVFSFTLVTADGSEDRLTVARHSALSGGEQSVSLHLPLFAAAHVMLDSADPQAPRLLALDEAFAGVDDNGRSELLGLSVDFDLDLFMTGYDLWITYDHVPACAHYDLAHSAAENTVSATLLVWDSAALLAEHDGTDLTTALGSPNRRRTPHTVEGGITFDEALEPTS; translated from the coding sequence ATGGACCTCATTCATGGTGGTGTCCGCTTCATTCCCACGCGCGCGGGAATCGTCAATCTCTGGGACTACCGCGATCAGGAATTCTGCTTCGCCGACGGCCGGCTGGTGCTGCGCGGCCCGAACGGCTCGGGGAAGACCAAGGCCCTCGAGGTCCTGTTCCCGTTCGTCTTCGACGGTCGCATCGAACCGCGGCGACTGAATCCGTTCGCCGGTGAAGAACGCACCATGAAGTCGAATCTTCTCTACCGCAAACAGGATTCGGCCTATTCGTATGTGTGGATGGAGTTCGCGCGCGGGCGGTGGTCCGAGCCCGAGGTGGTGACCGTCGGCATCGGCATGCGCGCCACCCGCACCTCGGACAAGGTGACGCGCTGGTACTTCGTCGCCGACGGGCGGGTGGGCGTCGACTTCTCGCTGATCGGTCCGGACGACCGGCCCTTCACCCGCAAGCAATTGGCCGAACAGATCGGCACGGACGCGATCGTGGATCGTCCGGTCGACTACCGCGCCGCGATCGATGCGCGCATGTTCGGTCTCGGCGTGCAGCGCTACGACCAGCTCATCAATCTTATTCTGACGCTGCGCCGCCCGCAGCTGGCCAAGAACCTCGATCCGCGCGGCCTGTCCCAGGCACTGACCGACGGTCTGCGCCCGCTCGACGACCAGCTGATTCTCGACGCGGCACGCTCGTTCAGCGATATGGAAGAGGTCGGGCGCACCCTCGAAGGGCTCGTCGCCGCCGACTCCGCCACCCGCACCTTCGTCGACGTCTATCGCAAATATCTCGCGGTGCAAGCCAAATCCGATGTGGAGCAGGTGCGTTCGCGGCTGGATACGGTCACCCACGGCAGTACCGCGCTGTTCGCCGCCGCCGCGCTGCGCGGAAAACGCGAAACCGAGCGCACGGCCGCCGAGCACCGGGCCGAGGAGGCCGACCGTGCCTACGAGCAGGCCCTCACCGATAGGGAGACGCTGCAGCGTTCCAGCGCCTACGAGGGCAAACAGCAACTCGACGATCTGGCCGATGCGGTCCGGCGGCTCGAGACCTCCGCTGCCGTGCATCGCGACAAGGCGACCAAGGCACAGCAGGCCGCCGATCAGCGCGCCGACGAATTCGAACGCGCCACCGCCGCGGTGACCACGGCCGCGGCCGCCCTCGCCCGGGGTGAGGACGAGTTGCGGGCGGCGGCCGAAGAGGCCGGTGTCGGATGGGCGGCGTTGCCGGAGCAGGCCCGCACCGAACAGCTGACCACCACGGTGCGCAGTCACGCCGAGGAACGCGACGCCGACGTGCGCGCGGTGCGGCAGGCTATGACGGTGGCCGACGCCGCGGCGGCCGAACGCACCCGGGCCGAACGTTCGGCCGAACGCGCGATCCGGCACCGCGATACCGCGGCCGCCGAACTGGCCGAGGCCGAGGCCGGGGTCGAGTTGGCTCGCGCGAATGCCGCCGCGGCACTGCGTACCTGGTGGGAGCGCCACCGTGATCTCCACGCCCCCGTCGCCGAGGGCTTGTTCGAAGCACTCGACGCCGCACTGGGCCAGGCCGGCGCCGACGATGCGCCGACAGTGACGCAGGTCCTCGCCGAGCACAGCGGACCGCTCACCGAGGCGCTGCGGGATCGGCGGCGCCAAGCGCGCGCGGCCGCCGAGCACGCCCGGGATCGGGCCGCGGCGCTGCGGGCCGAACAGCAGTTGATCGCGGCCGAACAGGACGACGCGCCGCCGCCCACTCCCGGCCGCAGCGACTCGCGGGCGGATCGTGCGGGCGCGCCGCTGTGGCAGCTGGTGCGCTTCGCCGACGCGATCGACGCCGAGCGCGCGGCCGGGATCGAGGCGGCCCTGCACGCGGCGGGACTGCTCGACGCCTGGGTGTGCGCCGATGACGAGGTGCCGCGCCAGGATTCGGATTCCTTCCTGATCGCCCTGCCCGACAGCGCACGCCCCGGCGGCCGCACACTGGCCGAGGTGCTGGTGATCGAGGACGGCGTCGGCGCGGCGTCGCGGGAGCGCCTCACCGGATTCCTTTCCTCCATCGCGCTGCGCGACGGCGATCTTCGCGCGGATACGGACGACCTCGCGGCCATCGGCGACGGCGGCGCCTTCCGCCACGGTGTGACCGTCGGGCGCCACCACAAACCGCAAGCCGAATTCATCGGCGCCACCGCGCGTTCCCGGCGACGGGAACGGCGGCTCGCCGATCTGGGCACGGAGATCGCCGCCGCCGAGCAGGCCGAGCGCAGCGCCGGCGAGGACGCCGACGACGCCTCGGCCCGGCTGTCGGAGCTGGCGGCAGCCGCCAAGGGCCTGCCGCGCAGCAATGCGGTCACCGCCGCCCTGCGCGCGGTCTCGGAGGCCGCCGGTGTGCTGCGCTCACACACCGAGGCGGCCGTTCAGGCCGACCACGATCTGGATTCGGCGGTCGCGGGCTTCACCGCCGCCGACAAGAAGGTGCGCGCGGTGGCGGCGGCGCGCAACACACCTCGGGATCCGGCCGAGCTGGACGCGCTCGCCGCGGCGGTCCGCCACTTCGAGAACACCGGCACCGCTCTGCTGCGGCTGCGCGGCGATCAGCAACGCGAGACCGAACGCAGCCGCGAGGCCGGTGACCGGCTCGCCGAATCCCGCGATCTGGCCGAGGCTTTCGCCGAGGAGGCCGAGATCGCCCGCGCCGGTTACGACGAGCAGGTACGCAAGCTCGACACGCTGCGTGAGGCGCTGGGCGCCGATGCCGCCGATATCGATCGCGAACTCGAGCGGGCACGCGAACGCATCGAGGCCGCCCGCGCCGAACAGCGGGCCGCCCGGAAGGCGGCGGCGGAGGCGATCGAGGCGGTCGGGTCCGCGGAGGGCGCCTATCGTGCCGCGCACGAGGCACTGGGCACCGCCCTCACCGAATTGCTCACCGACGTCAGGGCGCTCGCCCCGTACGCGCGCCCGGATCTGTTGTCGCTGCTGGGGGCGCCCACCGACGGCCGCTGGCCGAGTTCACCGGCCGCCTGGTCGACCGCGGATCAGCTGCTGTATCGCATCGAATCCGGTGGCCCGGAGGCCGAACCGGCGGTGTTGCCCGCCGAGGTTCGCGAACTGTTCGACAATCTCGGCGCCGCGACCACCTCCGTACGCGCCGGTGAGTCGGCTCGCAAGTCGACCCGCAGCGCGGTGACCGCCGCACTGCAGGAGTTCGACGCCGCGCTGGCCGCGGCACGCCAGGACTATCGGCTGCAATGGGATGCCGCGGACGGCTTGACCGTGGTGCAGGTGCACGACGACGACGGCGTGGCCGCGCTGGCCGACTTCGCCGACCGGATCGCCGCCGCCCGATCGGATCAGGAGTTGCTGCTCACCGATGCCGAACGCCGCATCCTCGAGGACGCGCTGCTGACCGGACTGGCCCAGCAGATCCACGAACGCACGTGCGACGCACGCGATCTCATCGCCCGCATGGGTGCGGAGATGAAGCAGCGGCGGATGTCGTCGGGCAACACCATCGGGGTGCACTGGGTCCTGGCGGACACCCTGCCCGAGTCGGCGCGCGCGGTGTGCAAACTGCTCGATCGCGCTGCCGCCGATCTCGGCCCGGACGAATTGGCCACGGTGCGTGCGCATTTCGCCGCCGAGATCCGCGCCGCCCGGGCGGCCCATCCGGAACGGTCCTATCCGGAGATACTGGCGACGACCCTCGATTACCGGGCCTGGCGGGTGTTCTCGTTCACGCTGGTGACCGCCGACGGTTCCGAGGACCGGTTGACGGTGGCCCGCCACAGCGCGCTCTCGGGCGGCGAGCAGTCGGTGTCCTTGCATCTGCCGCTGTTCGCGGCCGCCCACGTGATGCTGGATTCCGCCGATCCGCAGGCGCCGCGACTGCTCGCGCTCGACGAGGCGTTCGCCGGTGTCGACGACAACGGCCGCAGCGAATTGCTCGGCCTGTCCGTCGATTTCGATCTGGATCTGTTCATGACCGGCTACGACCTGTGGATCACCTACGATCACGTACCCGCCTGCGCGCATTACGATCTGGCGCACTCCGCGGCGGAGAACACGGTCAGCGCGACGCTACTGGTGTGGGACTCCGCGGCGCTGCTGGCCGAACACGACGGCACGGATCTGACCACGGCCCTCGGCTCCCCCAATCGGCGCCGCACCCCGCACACGGTGGAGGGCGGTATCACCTTCGACGAAGCCCTCGAACCGACGAGCTGA
- a CDS encoding M15 family metallopeptidase, with the protein MLRGLAGTALVAGIALAGVAAPAAAEEPAPTGSAAGTDGLEPMLATAYTLAERQAHQEGVPLWIASGHRSPAEQERLWEEGIATYGSPGAARQWVLPPDESTHVTGRAIDVGPEQGAQWLQDNGNRWGLCRTFDNEYWHFEVQTVPGGVCPPRWPDASVRPKV; encoded by the coding sequence ATGCTGCGAGGACTCGCTGGAACTGCCCTGGTTGCCGGTATCGCACTGGCCGGGGTCGCCGCCCCGGCGGCGGCCGAGGAACCCGCTCCTACCGGGTCGGCCGCCGGCACCGACGGGCTGGAACCGATGCTCGCGACGGCCTACACGCTGGCCGAACGGCAGGCGCATCAGGAGGGCGTACCGCTGTGGATCGCCTCCGGGCACCGTAGCCCCGCCGAGCAGGAGCGGCTCTGGGAAGAGGGCATCGCCACCTACGGCAGTCCCGGGGCGGCCCGGCAGTGGGTGCTTCCGCCGGACGAGTCGACCCATGTCACCGGTAGGGCGATCGACGTCGGACCGGAGCAGGGCGCACAGTGGTTGCAGGACAACGGAAATCGCTGGGGGCTGTGCCGGACCTTCGACAACGAGTATTGGCATTTCGAGGTGCAGACCGTCCCCGGCGGGGTGTGCCCGCCGCGCTGGCCCGATGCGAGCGTCCGCCCGAAAGTCTGA